The Anopheles moucheti chromosome 3, idAnoMoucSN_F20_07, whole genome shotgun sequence genome contains the following window.
ATAATTTTTCTATAAAACCTTTGAAGGGAATTCTAAGTATTCCTATACGTCGATACCAATGGTATCTGGTCCTCCTCGATTTAGGGtttgatgatttattttgcAGCTCGACAGAAAGTCGTCCTGAGCTTGAGGACCGGCCACACCAAAAAACATCCTTTTCGCAATCCCTCATTGCTCTCGCTCGGTGGTACGCTGAGCAGAATCCGTTTATGGGATGGCTTCTACTGCTGCCAAAGTCCGTTACACCGATCCGTCATCGCGGTCCGGTGGGTTTGCGAGGGAATCCAATAACAGGCCAGCCCAAAAAATCATCCAACCTTCTTCTCCAGACCCTTCACAGCGGAGATGgttgatttttcattcaatttccATTCCAAGCCGGTTACTACCGGGCCAAAACCCAAGGCAGTGGCTCGATTTCAGATTGATGAGTTTATGTGATTTATTAGATCGCAGATACCCGCCCTACATCCACCGGTTTTCCATTCCGTAACCGAAGGAGTGCGGACCGAAGGATTACACTTTGCACTTGCACTCCATCACAGCagtatttttttgtggaatACACAATCCGTTCAGAGTCCGCTTTCAATCCCTACCGAGCGAGCGAAAGGAGGATGCAAAAGGATCGATACGTCCACAGGCGACAGAGAGCGTGTTTGAGTGTGAAAACTATAAACCCACTCCACACTACATTTGCATAACCGTCCGCAGACGGTAGGGAATTAGTGATTTTTATTGGACAATTTTATTACTTCCATTCCATCTCCATACGGGACAACTTTGAAGCAAACGGCAGTGGTGACAatttgtgaatattttataatttatatgacgtccgttttttttttttttggaaacaaGAGTACGTGGCATTTCACAATATTGGCCTACAGTTTAGTCTGCTTGTTGAGGAATCGAAATGCCTTGAGGGAAAGTATGTCCATGAACCAATCGAATATGATTTATGTCAATTCGAGCGACTGAACTTTACCACAATCGATATTCCACATTTGGAACTCATCAAAGCTACCTTTGCCCTGGCACAAACTTAAATCCCATCACGGCAGAATCAATTATGGAAAGTAATCCTTTAATTAGCAAACATTTACTAAACTTCCTCCAACACGTGGTTTTTGGGGAGGGAGGCCCGCGTGTCTTGAAAGTTGGTGGCAAGCTTCGATTCGTTGTAGGCGTACTAGCAGCAAGTCGTTCCATTCGTGACGTGAAGCATAAGGAAAAGATTTAAAATACGTACTCCGTTTTGACGGCTTGGAAAGGGAAGCCAGGCGGGTTGGGAAGCCATAAGGATTTCCAAGGAATTAAAGACACCTCGAACGCCATAATTACGTAATGAACACAACCCGCACCAGTGCCGTACCAGCAAATTAACCGATCGGTAACAACAACCGTTTACATCGGGTGTGTCGTGGCGCGTTTATCGGGCGTCCAACATCTTGCGCTTCTGTCTGTCGACCGTATGGAACACACTGCGATGCGTGAGTGCCGAGCAGAAGGAGGAATGTGTAAGAAATGTCATAGAAATAGCCGGAAAGCCGCATCTGCCGAATGGACAGATTGACACTGGTTTAGCTGCTGACTGATCGGggccttttttcttttggacgTTCGGTGCTTAATTTGTGTTCCCTTTCCGTTGTCTTCGATTCCTTGAGCACGCTGAGCCTGTCTGTCATTATGTCTTGATCGGGTAGAGTGTGAGTGTGACGAGCAAGGGAAGTAAGGCAAAGGCAAACAGGTTCGGTGGTGTAAATAGCTTAAACGGTAACACACACTAAAGCTCGTAAATTAGCCTTCCCCGGGTTACAAGGTAAGCAATTGAGATACCGATCAGGTGTGAAGATAAGCCAGGTCCGTGACACCCGTCCAAAATCGCTCCGGCGCTAGTTACCGGACGCCCAATGTTTATGAGAACTTACTGCGCGAGACTGATCCATGTCGTTCAACAGTGGAAAGGATCTACCGTTTGGTAAAGCAATTTAGATACGGAAGAACCCGAGTACGGCAATTCCGGGATTCCCGGGGTGTTGTCAGGGGTGCAGCACATCAAATAGCTAACATTACGCGCCAACGTGCCGAAGGTACCGAAGACATTGTTTAAGATGTTCGTGATGGCTTACGGGAGTGTAACATCTGGACAGTGGAACCGTGTCGACTGCCGATGGACGGCGTTGGCAGCGTTCCAATGATGACCTTTACGACACAATTAACTTTACACCGAAATGGCCAGGACACGCGAGCAAAAGCTGCAATAACGACGTCATGAAATTgaatcaacgaacaaaaatgcGTTGAGCTTAATGGCGTGGAGCGCACTGTGTAAAATGGCAGTGACACCTGTGACCAGCGAACGTACGTTGAATTGAGATGAACTTTGGTGCACACTGTGTCGTTTATTGGGTGAGTAATTTATATTGAAATTAATCATTTGCTCAAATACTTTGCATTGTttcaggatttttttttgcaactatACAAACAATCGATGCCGACGTTTTGCCTTACTGTAACCCCAAGCGAGTTGCTTCAGGGCAACACCTGAAAGCTCTatcaaaaacacaaccaccgCCAGCGCATTGCCGATGCCGAGTACCGTCCACACCATCGTCAGATCACTGAAGCTAATAATAGTGTTCTCCACGAATTCTAACCTCTGCTCGTACTGCCGTTGCCGATCTTGCTCCGATTGCCAATGGCCCATTAGGCCGCTTTCGAATATTTGCGACAGATACTTCCTAAACCTCGGATACAGTGCGAATGTACGGGAAAACGTATACGAAGCCGGCAGCCGTAGAATCTTCTCGCGCACAATGTGCACCTGTGGCCGTACGTTGTACCCGTACCGATCGTACTGCTGGTTGATCCACTGCACGTACATATCCCAGGCAAAGGGACACGGCATCAGCGTGCCGTAGGACTGTTCACCGTCAAACGAAAACCAGTAATCCGTCGCGTTCCGGACGTGTCTTTTGATACCCGGAAGGTACGAAACGACGGTACCGGTTGCTTCACCCACATACAACAGGGTGTCGGTCTGCAGGAACTCGCCCACCGTTTTCGGATCCGGTGGATACCGGCAGGAGCTCATCAATGCCAACAGCTTTGCCTGGTACGCTTCGGACAGGATGAAAAATACTAGCAAACTAGCGAACAGAACCGTACGCTCGGTACGCGAGACACCCGGTGCGTTAAGGTCCACACCGAAGATGAGGGCCGCCAGTAGACTGTGCTTAAAGAAGCGATTGGCCAGAAAGGCACCAACCAGCAGGACAACGATCAGCGCAATCCATGTCGTCGTGAGGAGCGGCCTCATCAGATGCTGCAATATTTCGTACTTTTTCGTCTTCGGAATCACCAGACACACACCGTTCATTTCCGGCAAAACGTGCGATATCGAGTCGAAGTCCGCCCGGAAGCTGCGATATATCAAGATGTGTATGCTACCTTCGCTTAGCTGACGGTTGAACCACTGCATCAGCGCCACGGTTGGTTCCGTGGTATATATTTCCACCTTCCACCGCAACTTCATGTGCTTCAGTATCGTCAGAAACACGTGCCAATCGTAACCGGGCGTTTTACCGTCCGTGTCCAGCCGGGTGGCCGCGAGAAATCCGTAACCACGAACCTGCACTACCGGGTACCGTTCGGGCTGAAAGCGATCGGAAAAAATTTGTCCCAATGACGCCTGGTGGGGTACGAGCACCAGCCTTAGCTCGTAATCGGTACCGATCAGAAGCGGTGATTCGTACTGTCTGCCGGGCGGTACCACCACAATGAAGTTGATGGACGAAAAATAATCATGCAGCAGTATGATGATTCTGGAGTTCAGATAGCGCATGTCGGAAAGGAGCAGTA
Protein-coding sequences here:
- the LOC128300224 gene encoding uncharacterized protein LOC128300224 translates to MAPVFNNAVPMYVTRRQLIVVGADEIDTIMDAIVKVFTHHHPNYYAANSRDIYIVLLLSDMRYLNSRIIILLHDYFSSINFIVVVPPGRQYESPLLIGTDYELRLVLVPHQASLGQIFSDRFQPERYPVVQVRGYGFLAATRLDTDGKTPGYDWHVFLTILKHMKLRWKVEIYTTEPTVALMQWFNRQLSEGSIHILIYRSFRADFDSISHVLPEMNGVCLVIPKTKKYEILQHLMRPLLTTTWIALIVVLLVGAFLANRFFKHSLLAALIFGVDLNAPGVSRTERTVLFASLLVFFILSEAYQAKLLALMSSCRYPPDPKTVGEFLQTDTLLYVGEATGTVVSYLPGIKRHVRNATDYWFSFDGEQSYGTLMPCPFAWDMYVQWINQQYDRYGYNVRPQVHIVREKILRLPASYTFSRTFALYPRFRKYLSQIFESGLMGHWQSEQDRQRQYEQRLEFVENTIISFSDLTMVWTVLGIGNALAVVVFLIELSGVALKQLAWGYSKAKRRHRLFV